From Calothrix sp. PCC 6303, a single genomic window includes:
- a CDS encoding pre-16S rRNA-processing nuclease YqgF — MIPDQKFSPTQPMILGFDPGKDKCGVAVMGVDRQLHYHEVILSENAIASIEELRQRFPISLLVMGDQTTSKRWKQKLQEELSEAINIILIDERYSTLQARDRYWEMYPPKGLTKLLPQGMRQPPRPIDDIVAILLIERYLSRLTAV, encoded by the coding sequence ATGATTCCTGACCAGAAATTTTCACCAACTCAACCAATGATTTTAGGTTTTGATCCAGGAAAAGATAAATGTGGTGTTGCTGTGATGGGTGTAGATAGGCAATTACACTATCATGAAGTCATTCTTTCAGAAAACGCGATCGCTTCCATCGAGGAACTGCGTCAGCGCTTCCCCATCTCCCTATTAGTCATGGGGGATCAAACCACCTCAAAACGCTGGAAACAAAAGCTACAGGAGGAATTATCGGAAGCTATCAATATTATTTTAATCGACGAACGTTATTCAACATTACAAGCACGCGATCGCTATTGGGAAATGTACCCACCTAAAGGGTTAACCAAACTTTTACCCCAAGGTATGCGTCAACCACCTCGCCCCATAGATGACATTGTTGCTATTCTGTTAATTGAAAGATATTTAAGTCGTTTGACAGCAGTGTAA
- a CDS encoding DUF3084 domain-containing protein has product MTGYILIAAVLILGGVIATVGDRIGTRVGKKRLSLFNMRPKKTAVLVTILTGLGISASTLGILFLADKGLRDGILRLDDIQRELRRKRRELARQSQDLEATRNEKKQVQEQRDEARSEKLQAQGELQKIDKSLQIVNTKQKETQAQLKRTLDQEAKTKNQLQTTQRQLGNVGVQYQQAISRLQSVNNERKELQIEIAQQKAESQRLYEAAKKSIDEAKKAIQKRDQEIAKSQSVIESRDRQITQLDQTIQKRNVEIASREQILAKRESRLKELEAQQDYLEQEVARLDQYYQSFRDLRLGKLALLRSQVLASAVISVTKADAAKEGIIRLLEEANRNAVSVLTEPGSNNENVQLFQVTQKQIQDLSKQINDGREYVVRVFSAGNYVRGEKRIEFFTDVALNQIVFVQNEVLATTTADPKKMTSYELRQRLDLLISASQFRARNSGILNDIQVESTFLRFITQLRQYDQAVEIKAIAAEDTYTAGPLKVKLVGVQNGQIIFST; this is encoded by the coding sequence ATGACCGGGTATATCCTAATTGCAGCAGTCTTAATTTTAGGAGGCGTAATTGCCACCGTAGGCGATCGCATTGGAACACGAGTGGGCAAAAAACGGCTCTCTCTGTTTAACATGCGTCCCAAAAAAACCGCAGTCTTAGTCACTATTTTGACAGGGCTGGGTATTTCCGCATCAACTTTAGGGATTTTATTCCTGGCTGATAAAGGCTTACGGGACGGTATACTACGACTAGATGATATTCAGAGAGAACTACGACGTAAACGCAGGGAATTAGCTCGTCAAAGCCAAGATTTGGAAGCTACCCGCAACGAAAAAAAACAAGTACAAGAACAACGAGACGAAGCTAGAAGCGAGAAGCTGCAAGCACAGGGAGAACTACAAAAGATTGATAAATCTTTACAAATTGTCAATACTAAGCAAAAAGAGACCCAAGCACAACTCAAGCGAACTTTAGATCAAGAAGCCAAAACCAAGAACCAACTTCAAACAACCCAACGGCAATTGGGTAATGTGGGAGTTCAATATCAGCAGGCAATTAGTCGTCTGCAAAGCGTCAACAACGAACGGAAAGAACTACAAATAGAAATCGCTCAACAAAAGGCAGAAAGCCAGCGATTGTATGAAGCAGCTAAAAAATCTATAGATGAAGCCAAAAAAGCAATTCAAAAACGCGATCAGGAAATTGCCAAAAGTCAAAGCGTCATTGAATCACGCGATCGCCAAATCACCCAACTTGACCAAACGATTCAAAAGCGCAATGTCGAAATTGCCTCTCGTGAACAGATTCTAGCCAAACGTGAGTCTCGCTTGAAGGAACTAGAAGCACAGCAGGATTATCTGGAACAGGAGGTAGCACGTCTGGATCAATACTACCAATCATTCCGCGACCTTCGCCTAGGTAAATTAGCTCTTTTACGTAGTCAAGTTCTAGCATCTGCTGTTATTAGTGTTACTAAAGCAGATGCTGCTAAAGAAGGAATAATTAGGCTTTTAGAGGAAGCAAACAGAAATGCAGTCAGTGTATTAACTGAACCAGGAAGTAATAATGAGAACGTTCAATTATTCCAGGTGACTCAAAAACAAATTCAGGATTTGAGCAAGCAAATCAACGATGGCAGAGAATACGTAGTTCGAGTATTTAGTGCTGGAAACTATGTGCGGGGGGAAAAACGCATCGAATTTTTTACAGATGTGGCTTTAAATCAAATTGTATTCGTACAAAATGAAGTTTTGGCAACAACTACCGCTGACCCCAAGAAGATGACATCCTATGAATTACGTCAAAGATTGGATTTATTAATTTCGGCTTCCCAATTTCGCGCCCGCAATTCAGGTATTTTAAACGATATCCAAGTTGAAAGTACATTTTTACGTTTTATTACTCAACTGCGACAATACGATCAAGCAGTGGAAATCAAAGCTATTGCTGCTGAAGATACCTATACAGCAGGACCATTAAAAGTAAAATTGGTAGGTGTTCAAAATGGGCAAATTATTTTTAGTACTTAA
- the ntcA gene encoding global nitrogen regulator NtcA gives MIVTQDKALANVFRQMATGAFPPVVESFERNKTIFFPGDPAERVYFLLKGAVKLSRVYEAGEEITVALLRENSVFGVLSLLTGNKSDRFYHAVAFTSVELLSAPIEQVEQALKENPELSMLMLRGLSSRILQTEMMIETLAHRDMGSRLVSFLLILCRDFGVPCADGITVDLKLSHQAIAEAIGSTRVTVTRLLGDLREKKMISIHKKKITVHKPVTLSRQFT, from the coding sequence ATGATCGTGACACAAGATAAAGCCCTCGCAAATGTTTTTCGCCAGATGGCAACCGGAGCGTTTCCACCTGTTGTGGAAAGCTTTGAACGCAATAAGACCATCTTTTTTCCTGGCGATCCTGCCGAGCGAGTTTATTTTCTCCTCAAAGGCGCTGTAAAGCTGTCTAGGGTATATGAAGCTGGGGAAGAAATCACAGTGGCATTGCTACGGGAAAATAGTGTTTTTGGAGTTCTGTCCCTGCTAACGGGAAATAAATCCGACAGGTTCTACCACGCGGTGGCATTTACCTCTGTGGAATTGCTTTCTGCACCAATTGAGCAGGTAGAACAAGCACTGAAGGAAAATCCAGAGTTGTCGATGTTGATGCTGCGGGGTCTTTCCTCGCGGATCCTTCAAACAGAGATGATGATTGAAACCCTCGCGCATCGTGATATGGGTTCCCGGTTGGTAAGCTTTTTGTTAATTTTGTGTCGTGATTTTGGTGTTCCTTGTGCTGATGGCATTACAGTTGATTTGAAGTTATCTCATCAAGCGATCGCTGAAGCCATCGGATCCACTCGCGTCACTGTCACCAGATTACTGGGAGATTTGCGAGAGAAAAAGATGATTTCAATCCACAAGAAGAAAATTACCGTTCACAAACCCGTAACTTTGAGCCGCCAGTTTACCTAA
- the fabI gene encoding enoyl-ACP reductase FabI: protein MLDLTGKNALVTGIANNRSIAWGIAQQLHKAGANLGITYLPDEKGKMEKKVAELVEPLNPSLFLPCNVQNDEQIASTFEAISQKWDKLDILIHCLAFANKDDLTGGFSQTSRAGFNTALEISTYSLAQLAGAAKPLMSEGGSIITLTYLGGVRAIPNYNVMGVAKAGLEASVRYLAAELGPDNIRVNAISAGPIRTLASSAVGGILDMIHHVEATAPLRRTVTQTEVGNTAAFLCSDLSSGITGQVIYVDAGYEIMGM from the coding sequence ATGCTGGATCTAACTGGAAAAAACGCCCTAGTTACGGGTATCGCTAATAACCGCTCCATTGCTTGGGGTATTGCTCAACAACTTCACAAAGCTGGCGCAAATTTGGGGATTACATATTTACCCGATGAAAAAGGGAAAATGGAAAAAAAGGTTGCCGAACTAGTGGAACCCCTCAATCCCAGCCTATTTTTACCCTGTAATGTGCAAAACGATGAGCAAATTGCATCCACTTTTGAGGCAATTAGTCAAAAGTGGGACAAATTAGATATTTTGATCCATTGTTTAGCTTTTGCTAACAAAGATGATTTGACAGGTGGATTTAGCCAAACCTCCCGTGCTGGATTTAATACCGCTTTAGAAATCAGTACCTATTCTTTGGCACAACTAGCAGGTGCTGCCAAACCTTTGATGAGTGAAGGTGGTAGCATTATTACCCTAACTTATCTTGGTGGTGTTCGTGCCATTCCTAACTATAATGTCATGGGTGTTGCCAAAGCTGGTTTAGAAGCCAGTGTTCGCTACCTTGCTGCCGAACTTGGTCCTGATAACATCCGTGTGAATGCCATTTCTGCTGGACCAATTCGCACCCTAGCTTCTAGTGCTGTTGGTGGTATTCTAGACATGATTCACCATGTGGAAGCCACTGCTCCTCTGCGTCGTACCGTAACTCAAACCGAAGTTGGCAACACAGCTGCTTTTTTATGTAGCGATTTATCAAGTGGAATCACCGGGCAAGTTATATATGTAGATGCAGGTTACGAAATTATGGGTATGTAG
- a CDS encoding energy-coupling factor ABC transporter permease: MHIPDGFISPLVAGTTGALSAGAIALSLNKSKMAYGIRLAPILGLTTAFIFAAQMINFPVTGGTSGHLLGGTLAAIILGSPWSATLCISTVLIIQAVLFADGGITALGANILNMGLVGVWVGWGLTQTLQRLLGGSRGRLPLAGGIAAGISVVVAAIFASLELAISNTAPINVVLPAMSSIHVLIGVGEGLVTGGVLSYLAKTRPDLLPGEQRQFRGFLVPVVSILLVAGVLSLFASTFPDGLDWVAQTQGFEKLAENVRVVTPTPFADYEISGLSKIGTSIAGVVGSGVCFGIAFVLAQIVKPRGEWAENGE, translated from the coding sequence ATGCATATTCCTGATGGTTTTATTTCTCCGTTGGTAGCTGGGACAACTGGTGCATTGAGTGCAGGTGCGATCGCATTATCCCTCAACAAGTCTAAAATGGCGTATGGAATTCGTCTAGCTCCGATTTTGGGCTTAACTACGGCTTTTATTTTCGCTGCTCAGATGATTAATTTCCCGGTGACAGGTGGTACTAGTGGACACCTCTTGGGCGGGACATTAGCAGCGATAATTCTCGGTAGTCCCTGGTCAGCAACCCTATGCATATCAACAGTTTTAATTATCCAAGCAGTGCTATTTGCTGACGGTGGAATTACGGCATTGGGAGCTAATATTTTGAACATGGGATTGGTGGGGGTTTGGGTTGGTTGGGGTTTAACTCAAACTTTGCAGCGGTTACTTGGAGGTTCTAGAGGACGTTTACCCTTAGCTGGGGGGATTGCTGCGGGAATTAGTGTTGTAGTTGCGGCAATTTTCGCTTCTCTAGAACTAGCTATTTCCAACACGGCACCAATTAACGTTGTTTTACCAGCAATGAGTAGTATCCATGTTTTAATTGGTGTCGGTGAAGGTTTAGTTACTGGTGGTGTGCTAAGTTACTTAGCAAAAACTCGACCCGATTTACTTCCAGGAGAACAACGACAGTTTCGGGGATTTTTGGTACCAGTTGTTAGTATTCTGTTAGTAGCTGGGGTACTATCCCTATTTGCTTCCACATTTCCCGATGGTTTGGATTGGGTAGCTCAAACTCAAGGCTTTGAAAAATTAGCAGAAAATGTCCGTGTGGTGACACCAACTCCCTTCGCTGATTATGAAATTTCCGGCTTAAGCAAAATTGGTACTAGCATTGCTGGGGTAGTAGGTTCTGGAGTTTGCTTTGGTATTGCTTTCGTTTTAGCGCAAATTGTCAAGCCTAGGGGAGAATGGGCAGAAAACGGGGAATAA
- a CDS encoding energy-coupling factor transporter transmembrane component T family protein: MALKLYLSLIIVIGCAFLKLNSWYYLCSYSAIALIWALSLRVPSRQLAQLLGTELLFLSFIALPLGWERASFLLLRSLTCLLAINSFLLTLPPHSLSIALASLPLPRGLKENLLLAGQYIEILVDEVKNMQRSAELRGLAGKAKWLRYASAAMIGSLYLRSLERAERVYGAMLARGYNGYLPTETKLEKTDLFMVLFASAIAFCITTASYLN; the protein is encoded by the coding sequence ATGGCGTTAAAGCTGTATTTATCACTGATAATTGTCATTGGCTGTGCTTTCCTGAAACTAAATAGCTGGTACTACCTTTGTAGCTATAGCGCGATCGCATTAATTTGGGCGCTCAGTTTACGAGTACCATCGAGGCAACTGGCTCAATTATTGGGTACAGAGTTACTTTTTCTCTCTTTTATTGCTTTACCCTTAGGATGGGAACGAGCTAGCTTTTTATTGCTACGTTCCCTAACTTGTTTACTGGCAATCAATAGTTTTTTATTAACTTTGCCACCCCACTCCCTCAGTATTGCCCTAGCAAGTCTGCCTTTACCTAGGGGATTAAAAGAAAATCTCCTGTTAGCAGGGCAGTACATAGAAATACTTGTAGATGAAGTTAAAAATATGCAGCGTAGTGCTGAATTGCGTGGGCTGGCAGGTAAAGCGAAATGGTTACGTTATGCCAGTGCGGCAATGATTGGTAGCTTATATTTACGCAGTTTAGAGCGAGCCGAACGGGTTTATGGGGCGATGTTAGCTCGTGGTTATAATGGATACCTACCAACAGAAACAAAGCTAGAAAAAACAGACTTATTCATGGTTCTTTTCGCAAGTGCGATCGCATTCTGCATCACCACCGCATCATACCTGAATTAG
- a CDS encoding DNA double-strand break repair nuclease NurA, which produces MLDLTKLARQIQGLSQHLTQETVASQKRLELAEKYLRDAFTRQDELVNAQDKWRDRILFANATPLEPLNTCIDIPVPPKVHTVIATDGSQIAPNHHEIAYCYLLNIGRVVLHYGQNKQPLLDSLPEVFYRAEDLYESRKWGIRTEEWMGYRRTASEAVVLAELSCAVARGENLNQKVKKNPELSTANLPLFSESLPPRIPTLAMVDGSLIYWFLEQLPLEARETILPPILAAWEQMKAAKVPLMGYLSASRNVEATNFLRFAACTHPTPDCMSFCSDQNAKLPCKVFDPLRDSTLWSTQLKPGQRGPLWQSNSRILELYQGQQIYFCYVHVGTEVARIEIPNWVVEDTELFNEALGLTLAQVQKGYGYPVAIAEAHNQAVVRGGDKTRFFSLLERQMIKAGLRNVGTSYKEARKRGSIA; this is translated from the coding sequence ATGCTTGACTTAACTAAACTTGCCCGTCAAATCCAAGGATTGAGTCAACACCTGACACAGGAAACTGTCGCTAGTCAGAAGCGTTTGGAATTGGCAGAAAAATACCTTCGGGATGCGTTTACACGACAGGATGAACTAGTTAACGCTCAGGATAAATGGCGCGATCGCATTCTCTTTGCCAATGCTACACCATTAGAACCCCTCAACACCTGCATTGATATTCCAGTTCCCCCAAAAGTACATACTGTAATTGCCACCGATGGTTCACAGATAGCACCCAATCACCATGAAATTGCTTACTGCTATCTCCTGAATATTGGTAGGGTGGTTTTACACTATGGGCAGAATAAACAACCGTTGCTTGATAGCTTGCCAGAAGTATTTTACCGTGCCGAAGACCTGTATGAATCTCGCAAATGGGGAATTCGCACCGAAGAATGGATGGGTTATCGTCGCACCGCTAGCGAAGCTGTGGTTTTGGCAGAATTATCTTGTGCAGTAGCTAGGGGTGAAAATCTGAATCAGAAAGTCAAGAAAAATCCCGAATTATCAACAGCAAATTTACCCCTGTTTAGCGAATCTCTCCCTCCTCGGATTCCCACCTTAGCAATGGTGGATGGTTCTTTAATTTACTGGTTTTTAGAACAACTTCCCCTAGAAGCAAGGGAAACAATTTTACCCCCAATTTTGGCAGCTTGGGAACAAATGAAAGCTGCGAAAGTACCTTTGATGGGATATTTGAGTGCTTCCCGTAACGTTGAAGCAACCAACTTTTTACGATTTGCCGCTTGTACCCATCCAACTCCTGATTGTATGAGTTTTTGCTCAGATCAAAACGCGAAATTACCCTGTAAAGTTTTTGACCCATTGCGTGATAGTACACTTTGGAGTACCCAACTGAAACCCGGACAGCGGGGACCCCTATGGCAAAGTAATAGCAGGATTCTGGAGTTATATCAAGGACAACAAATTTACTTCTGTTATGTGCATGTAGGTACCGAAGTTGCCAGAATAGAAATACCAAATTGGGTAGTAGAAGATACAGAGCTATTTAATGAAGCTTTGGGATTAACCCTAGCACAGGTGCAAAAAGGATACGGCTATCCTGTGGCAATTGCGGAAGCACATAATCAAGCTGTTGTACGGGGAGGAGATAAAACCCGATTTTTTTCACTTTTAGAACGGCAAATGATTAAAGCTGGGTTGAGAAATGTGGGAACTTCCTACAAAGAAGCACGTAAACGTGGTAGTATTGCGTAA
- a CDS encoding FHA domain-containing protein, whose amino-acid sequence MTSSSELDLELFHIQSSSRFKLFGNQGIIQIGKQGEEIPSNIDVTHLPHSDIVSRIHAQIKIEADSYYLVDPGSTNGTYLNHLKLEIGERYPLKLGDIISLGKEEKVSFIFQNHQNPESTKTIASQATVFQPKLAKYTQTNQVNKTNRLVGLALMVASVIIIAANTKIGIFVRIPGVLLCIAGAVFLFQRRFNQNWGWLLIAAGIAIILFTANIFASVNLLAIIAAVGLFLAGYKLNTTGKILGYSLQDLQKLLNKKLRKK is encoded by the coding sequence ATGACCAGTAGCAGCGAATTAGATTTAGAGCTATTTCATATTCAAAGTAGCAGTAGATTCAAATTATTTGGCAATCAAGGCATAATTCAAATTGGCAAACAAGGTGAAGAAATTCCATCCAATATAGATGTAACTCACTTACCTCACAGCGATATTGTGTCGCGGATTCATGCCCAAATTAAAATAGAAGCAGATAGTTATTATTTAGTCGATCCAGGTAGTACAAATGGGACATATTTAAATCATTTAAAACTGGAAATTGGAGAACGCTACCCATTAAAATTAGGCGATATCATATCACTAGGTAAAGAAGAAAAAGTCAGCTTTATTTTCCAAAACCACCAAAACCCGGAATCAACAAAAACTATAGCATCGCAGGCAACAGTTTTTCAACCAAAACTTGCCAAATATACCCAAACAAATCAAGTCAACAAAACTAACAGACTTGTGGGTTTAGCATTAATGGTTGCATCAGTAATTATCATTGCCGCAAACACCAAAATCGGAATTTTTGTCAGAATTCCCGGTGTACTACTATGCATAGCAGGAGCAGTATTTTTATTTCAACGTCGCTTTAATCAAAACTGGGGATGGTTACTAATTGCCGCAGGAATTGCGATCATTTTATTCACCGCAAACATCTTCGCTTCCGTCAACTTATTAGCAATCATTGCTGCTGTCGGATTATTCCTAGCTGGATATAAACTCAACACCACCGGAAAAATTCTCGGTTACAGCTTACAAGACTTACAGAAATTACTCAACAAAAAACTTCGCAAAAAATAA
- the dacB gene encoding D-alanyl-D-alanine carboxypeptidase/D-alanyl-D-alanine-endopeptidase, whose amino-acid sequence MIRPLSLLLLLVGSQFLGLSKNALAQTAPPSTTPTPVAPLNTPKSICPAQLATNIDSVVNRTVFSRVRWGILVQNLASGQTLYSRDAQKYFTPASNTKLLTTAAVLQQLGANFRFRTSIYQQGNGVFRVVGRGDPSIKDAQLRELGRQLKAKGIINIKKLIADDSYVFGDVVIPSWQWEDLQSNYGAPFGSFIVNENVFNIRLVPQSVGKPLQISWVEPNEAGIWKILNLSTTAANNQATDLGVSRDLSGNILKVQGKLAANANPFRLTLPVVDPNYFFLRRLRTALAAEGVSLGTTAVETGGTTQQEVAAIQSPPLSQLVAETNINSNNLYAESLLNALAVKQTRKPQQTTSGLGLEVLKTTLTQMGVNQAGYFIVDGSGLSRKNLISPEALVQTLRGMAKSPNIGVYRASLPIAGKTGTLKFRFRGTTAEGIVLAKTGTVGGVVSLSGYVNAANYEQLAFSIIVNQTEQPATVLRQAIDDMVVILTQLKRC is encoded by the coding sequence ATGATTAGACCTCTGTCTCTATTACTACTTTTAGTGGGTAGCCAGTTTCTGGGCTTAAGCAAAAACGCTCTTGCTCAAACTGCCCCACCAAGTACAACACCCACACCAGTTGCACCACTAAACACACCTAAATCCATTTGTCCAGCCCAACTAGCAACTAATATCGATAGTGTTGTGAATCGCACTGTATTTAGTCGTGTTCGTTGGGGTATTTTAGTACAAAATTTAGCGTCTGGACAAACCCTATATAGTCGTGATGCTCAAAAATATTTTACACCTGCTTCTAATACCAAATTACTCACAACTGCCGCTGTACTCCAACAATTAGGAGCAAATTTCCGGTTTCGCACCTCAATTTATCAACAGGGAAATGGAGTTTTTCGAGTTGTAGGTAGGGGAGATCCCAGTATTAAAGATGCACAACTTCGGGAATTAGGAAGACAACTCAAAGCTAAGGGTATTATCAATATCAAAAAACTCATTGCTGATGACAGCTATGTTTTTGGTGATGTAGTTATACCTAGTTGGCAATGGGAAGATCTCCAATCAAATTATGGCGCACCTTTTGGTAGTTTCATCGTCAATGAGAATGTTTTTAATATTCGACTTGTACCCCAATCGGTTGGTAAACCATTACAAATTTCCTGGGTGGAACCTAACGAAGCAGGAATCTGGAAAATTCTCAACCTATCTACAACCGCAGCGAATAATCAAGCAACTGATTTGGGTGTGAGTCGTGATTTGTCGGGAAATATCCTGAAAGTTCAAGGAAAACTTGCAGCTAATGCTAATCCTTTTAGGTTAACTTTGCCTGTAGTTGATCCCAATTACTTCTTTTTACGTCGTTTGCGTACCGCTTTAGCTGCTGAAGGTGTAAGTTTGGGTACAACTGCTGTGGAAACTGGGGGAACTACACAACAGGAAGTTGCAGCAATTCAATCACCACCATTGTCACAGTTGGTGGCAGAAACTAATATTAATAGTAATAATTTGTATGCAGAATCACTGCTGAATGCATTAGCGGTGAAACAAACCAGAAAACCTCAACAAACAACTTCAGGTTTAGGTTTGGAAGTTTTGAAAACAACTTTAACTCAAATGGGAGTTAATCAAGCAGGTTATTTTATTGTTGATGGTTCTGGTTTATCTCGCAAAAATTTAATTAGTCCAGAAGCACTGGTACAGACATTACGGGGAATGGCAAAATCTCCTAATATTGGTGTATATCGAGCTTCTTTACCAATTGCCGGGAAAACTGGAACGTTAAAGTTTAGATTTCGTGGAACTACTGCTGAGGGGATTGTTTTAGCAAAAACGGGAACTGTTGGAGGTGTCGTTTCTCTTTCTGGTTATGTGAATGCAGCAAATTATGAGCAGCTTGCATTTAGCATTATTGTGAATCAAACTGAGCAACCTGCTACTGTTTTACGTCAAGCTATTGATGATATGGTAGTGATTTTAACGCAGTTGAAAAGGTGCTAA
- a CDS encoding IS4 family transposase yields MFDILSLLQCFLPQINATTMKQLNQIILAMLAMSGRVTMLGISRWTGSGGSYRTMLRFFHTVIPWATLFWLFFRKHLFRANEVYLLAGDEVVVSKSGKKTYGLDRFFSSLVSKPISGLSFFTLSLVSVEQRHSFPIQVEQVIKSDIEKSSVSLRPEIKAKEKHGRGRPKGSKNKNKTEVILTSELLRIKKMINELVKLVANFIPLTYLVLDGHFGNNNALQMARQVNLHIISKLRHDSALYIPYQNPDPNHRSRRKYGDKLDWRNISDEYLRQSSIEEDIQTDTYQATLLHKEFAQSLNVVILVKTNLKTNARSHVILFSSDLKLSSEKIIDYYRLRFQIEFNFRDAKQFWGLEDFMNIGQTAVTNAANLAFFMVNLSHHLLADFRILNPDSGIIDLKAHYRGFRYVHEILKMLPEIPEPILLTRIFAKLTSLGRIHHVSTGVESS; encoded by the coding sequence ATGTTTGACATTTTATCATTGTTACAGTGCTTCCTGCCGCAGATAAATGCTACAACGATGAAGCAATTGAACCAAATAATCTTGGCAATGTTAGCGATGAGCGGGCGAGTCACTATGTTGGGAATTTCTCGTTGGACAGGTAGTGGTGGTAGTTATCGGACGATGTTGAGATTTTTTCATACGGTAATCCCTTGGGCGACATTGTTTTGGCTATTTTTCCGCAAGCATTTGTTCCGTGCGAATGAGGTGTATTTACTTGCAGGAGATGAAGTTGTAGTAAGTAAATCCGGGAAAAAAACTTATGGGTTGGATAGATTCTTTTCCAGCCTAGTAAGTAAGCCAATATCAGGGCTATCTTTCTTTACATTATCATTAGTAAGTGTTGAACAAAGGCACTCATTTCCAATTCAGGTAGAACAGGTGATAAAGAGCGATATAGAAAAAAGTAGCGTATCGTTAAGACCAGAAATAAAAGCCAAAGAAAAACATGGACGTGGACGACCAAAAGGGAGTAAAAATAAAAACAAGACCGAAGTAATTCTCACGTCTGAATTACTCAGAATTAAGAAGATGATTAATGAGCTAGTCAAGCTGGTAGCTAACTTTATTCCACTGACTTACTTAGTCTTAGATGGTCATTTTGGAAACAATAATGCTTTGCAGATGGCTCGACAGGTCAACTTACATATAATTTCCAAGTTACGCCACGATTCAGCATTATACATACCTTACCAAAATCCTGACCCTAATCATCGTTCACGCCGTAAATACGGAGATAAACTAGACTGGCGTAATATTTCTGATGAATATTTGCGTCAAAGTAGTATCGAAGAGGATATCCAAACCGATACTTACCAAGCTACTTTACTGCACAAAGAATTTGCCCAGTCACTGAATGTAGTTATTTTGGTGAAAACAAATCTGAAAACTAATGCTCGCAGTCACGTAATTCTGTTTTCTAGTGACCTAAAGTTGTCATCTGAGAAAATAATTGACTACTACAGACTACGCTTTCAGATCGAGTTTAACTTCCGTGATGCCAAGCAATTTTGGGGATTGGAAGACTTTATGAACATCGGTCAAACTGCGGTGACTAATGCTGCTAATCTAGCATTCTTTATGGTTAATTTATCTCATCATCTTCTCGCTGATTTCCGCATCCTGAATCCTGACTCCGGCATTATTGATCTTAAGGCTCATTATCGTGGCTTTCGATATGTCCATGAGATCTTAAAAATGCTTCCAGAAATCCCTGAGCCTATTTTATTAACCCGGATTTTTGCCAAGCTTACTTCTTTAGGGCGTATTCATCACGTTTCTACGGGCGTTGAATCCTCTTAA